One Terriglobales bacterium genomic window carries:
- a CDS encoding VOC family protein, which produces MPRDLTRRDALKLGGMALSAAVCSPNSIGADMALTDAKDAFDHILVGSPNLEAAIDWFEKKTGVRPVVGGRHPGRGTRNALASLGKPHYLELLAPDPEQPNVDTPRLRVFRSLSLPAPYTWAAATHDMEATRRAAEKAGLKFEGPTPGSRKRPDGRLLEWSFLTPADDLNGLLPFFIEWGAQSLHPSADSPQGCTLKALQLISPDAKKLEAALRIFGIRADVRHGAAPKLTVSLNTPKGVLEL; this is translated from the coding sequence ATGCCTCGCGATCTCACACGCCGCGACGCCCTCAAACTCGGCGGCATGGCGCTTTCGGCCGCCGTCTGCAGTCCAAATTCGATTGGTGCTGACATGGCGCTCACCGATGCCAAGGACGCCTTCGACCACATCCTGGTCGGCTCGCCGAACCTGGAAGCGGCCATCGACTGGTTCGAAAAGAAGACTGGAGTGCGCCCGGTGGTGGGTGGACGTCATCCCGGGCGCGGCACTCGCAATGCGCTGGCCTCACTGGGCAAGCCGCACTACCTGGAACTGCTGGCGCCCGATCCCGAGCAGCCGAACGTGGACACGCCGCGCTTGCGAGTCTTTCGATCGCTATCATTGCCGGCACCCTACACGTGGGCGGCCGCGACGCATGACATGGAGGCCACGCGCCGCGCGGCTGAAAAGGCAGGACTGAAGTTTGAAGGTCCCACGCCGGGTTCGCGCAAGCGTCCCGATGGCCGCCTGCTGGAGTGGTCCTTCCTGACGCCGGCCGACGACCTGAACGGGCTGCTGCCGTTCTTTATCGAGTGGGGAGCGCAATCGCTGCATCCCTCCGCAGACTCGCCACAGGGTTGCACCCTGAAGGCCCTGCAGCTGATTTCGCCTGACGCGAAGAAACTGGAGGCGGCATTACGCATCTTCGGCATCCGCGCCGATGTTCGCCACGGAGCAGCGCCCAAGCTGACAGTTTCGCTGAACACGCCCAAAGGTGTTCTGGAACTTTAA
- a CDS encoding cytochrome c3 family protein: MKISKLFAIIMGLVLLFLLCGAGFAADKEAPATIILKGNPMGGVKFMHSAHAKDRNIKCETCHHASKPEKAATGKTQACKDCHAKTAAAPMKTTYKLAFHDATAKKGICIDCHLAQNAKGKKAPTKCTECHQKANA; encoded by the coding sequence GTGAAGATTTCGAAATTATTTGCCATCATCATGGGCCTGGTTCTTCTCTTCTTGCTATGCGGCGCCGGTTTTGCCGCCGATAAGGAGGCGCCCGCCACCATCATCCTCAAGGGCAATCCCATGGGGGGCGTGAAGTTCATGCACTCGGCTCACGCCAAGGACCGCAATATCAAGTGCGAAACGTGCCACCATGCTTCCAAGCCGGAAAAAGCCGCCACCGGCAAAACGCAGGCCTGCAAGGACTGCCATGCCAAGACAGCCGCTGCTCCGATGAAGACCACCTACAAACTCGCCTTCCACGACGCCACCGCTAAGAAGGGCATCTGCATCGATTGCCACCTGGCGCAAAATGCCAAGGGCAAGAAGGCGCCCACGAAATGTACCGAGTGCCACCAGAAAGCCAACGCCTGA
- a CDS encoding response regulator transcription factor: MKPAPAKKTKIRIAVMEADPLRLIGLRALFDSEPEFEIVSVAMDRLATEPDLDMVMLGSHGSQNLFDVMAGMKASRPDLRLLVCGSGADDETILKALAAGAKGYVDEAATPEEFIMAIRIVNQGSVWAPRRVLSIFIERVTSSPGRIFPAGRVAFTDREKEVLGMLVAGRSNKEIGAALGIEERTVKAHVAKLMRKVGVQNRIALSVHAITHSLITK, from the coding sequence ATGAAACCGGCCCCGGCCAAGAAAACGAAGATTCGCATCGCGGTGATGGAAGCCGATCCCTTGCGGCTGATCGGCCTGCGCGCGCTGTTTGATTCCGAACCGGAGTTCGAGATCGTGTCGGTCGCGATGGACAGGCTGGCGACCGAGCCGGACCTCGATATGGTCATGCTGGGCAGCCACGGTTCGCAGAACCTGTTCGACGTCATGGCAGGCATGAAGGCCTCCCGGCCCGACCTGCGTCTGCTGGTGTGCGGTTCCGGCGCCGATGACGAGACCATCTTGAAGGCTTTGGCAGCTGGCGCGAAGGGCTACGTGGATGAAGCGGCGACCCCGGAAGAGTTCATTATGGCCATCCGCATCGTCAACCAGGGCTCGGTGTGGGCGCCCCGCCGGGTGCTGTCCATCTTTATCGAACGCGTGACTTCTTCTCCAGGACGAATTTTCCCCGCCGGCCGCGTCGCCTTCACCGACCGCGAAAAAGAAGTGCTGGGCATGCTGGTGGCGGGCCGGTCCAACAAGGAAATCGGCGCCGCCCTCGGAATTGAAGAACGCACCGTAAAGGCACACGTCGCCAAGTTGATGCGCAAGGTCGGCGTGCAGAATCGCATCGCGCTATCGGTGCATGCGATTACGCACTCGTTGATCACGAAGTAA
- a CDS encoding RNA-binding protein → MKNIYVGNLDFRTSEDELRQIFEGYGAVERVNMIRDRDTGQPRGFAFVEMTNDAEAEKAIAGINGSNVGGRNLNVSEARPKPERTGGGGGGGGRGGRGGGGGGRGGYGGGRGY, encoded by the coding sequence ATGAAGAACATCTACGTGGGCAACCTGGACTTCAGGACCAGCGAGGACGAACTGCGCCAGATTTTCGAGGGTTACGGCGCGGTTGAGCGCGTCAACATGATTCGCGATCGCGATACCGGGCAGCCACGCGGCTTTGCTTTCGTCGAAATGACCAATGACGCCGAAGCCGAAAAAGCGATCGCCGGCATCAACGGCAGTAATGTCGGAGGCCGCAATCTGAACGTCAGCGAAGCCCGTCCCAAGCCCGAACGCACCGGCGGTGGTGGTGGCGGCGGTGGTCGTGGTGGACGTGGCGGCGGCGGTGGCGGCCGTGGGGGTTACGGCGGCGGCCGCGGCTACTAG
- a CDS encoding TIGR03617 family F420-dependent LLM class oxidoreductase encodes MKLDVGLHNYDLRQVGEYARAMEAAGCDCLWTSETQHDPFLALGVAAASTTRLKVGTSIAVAFPRSPMILAYTAWDLQKSSAGRFILGLGSQVRAHNQRRFSVKFEAPGPKLREVVMALRAIWACWQDGTPLNFRGHFYQFDLMTPFFNPGPIAHPKVPVFIAGVNRYMCRVAGEVCDGLHVHPFNTPKYLREYVHPAVNEGLQASGRSRADFTYATAAFVIVGESEQERARNAEAVRQQIAFYASTRTYEPVLAAHGWEAVVPELHDKSLRGDWKGMAALITDEMLDTIAASGPFDQIGQQLRERYAGLLDRIALYIPYELPLDASRLKLLAQQLQT; translated from the coding sequence ATGAAACTCGACGTCGGTTTGCACAATTACGATCTCCGCCAGGTTGGCGAGTACGCGCGCGCGATGGAAGCGGCCGGCTGCGATTGTCTCTGGACCTCGGAAACTCAGCACGATCCTTTCCTTGCGCTCGGGGTCGCCGCCGCAAGCACTACACGTCTCAAGGTCGGCACCTCGATCGCGGTGGCCTTTCCGCGCAGCCCGATGATCCTGGCGTATACCGCATGGGACCTGCAGAAGTCCTCCGCCGGGCGCTTCATTCTCGGCCTCGGCTCACAAGTGCGGGCGCACAACCAGCGCCGGTTCTCGGTCAAGTTCGAAGCGCCCGGCCCCAAGCTGCGCGAGGTGGTCATGGCGCTGCGCGCCATCTGGGCGTGCTGGCAGGATGGCACGCCGCTGAACTTCCGCGGCCACTTCTACCAGTTCGACCTGATGACGCCGTTCTTCAATCCGGGCCCGATCGCGCATCCCAAGGTTCCCGTCTTCATCGCCGGCGTGAACCGCTACATGTGCCGCGTGGCGGGCGAGGTCTGCGACGGGCTGCACGTCCACCCTTTCAACACACCCAAGTATTTGCGCGAATACGTTCATCCCGCGGTCAATGAGGGATTGCAGGCATCCGGGCGCTCGCGCGCGGACTTTACCTATGCCACGGCAGCATTTGTCATCGTGGGAGAGAGCGAGCAGGAGCGCGCACGCAATGCCGAGGCGGTCCGCCAGCAGATTGCGTTTTATGCTTCGACGCGCACCTACGAACCGGTACTCGCCGCGCACGGCTGGGAAGCGGTGGTTCCCGAGCTGCACGATAAATCCCTGCGAGGCGACTGGAAAGGCATGGCCGCGTTGATCACCGACGAGATGCTGGACACCATCGCCGCCAGCGGCCCTTTCGACCAGATCGGCCAACAGCTGCGCGAACGCTACGCCGGCCTGCTGGACCGCATCGCGCTCTACATACCTTACGAACTGCCGCTGGATGCATCCCGCTTGAAGCTGCTGGCACAGCAGTTGCAGACCTGA
- a CDS encoding phosphatase PAP2 family protein, translating to MNLHSSTRVSCLLLALATSMGTVAHAQCVDNTSRELRQDGAKIWTGFVEAPRNAIRLRNLKWELPIAAATGILIATGDSPASRLIQSHSTLQRQADRWSTIGLAVELGGAGLGYALGCGQHRENMRSTAQTALEAAGAATVFDYALKKATNRERPSVDNSSGEYWEGGTSFASGHAAASFAVASVIAHRYPHKRWLKWGAYGLAAAVSLGRYPAKQHFFSDIVIGGTLGYVTGTYLAGPRSGSR from the coding sequence ATGAACCTCCATTCGTCAACTCGGGTTTCTTGCTTGCTGCTGGCGCTGGCAACCAGCATGGGCACCGTCGCTCACGCGCAATGCGTGGACAACACTTCCCGTGAGTTGCGCCAGGACGGCGCAAAGATCTGGACCGGGTTCGTCGAGGCGCCCCGCAACGCCATTCGCTTGCGCAATCTGAAATGGGAGTTGCCCATTGCGGCGGCCACGGGAATCTTGATTGCGACCGGCGATTCCCCCGCCAGCCGCCTGATTCAGTCTCATTCAACGCTCCAGCGCCAGGCTGACCGCTGGTCCACCATTGGCTTGGCCGTCGAACTGGGCGGCGCCGGGCTCGGCTACGCCCTCGGCTGCGGCCAGCATCGGGAAAATATGCGTTCCACCGCCCAGACCGCCCTCGAAGCCGCGGGTGCCGCCACCGTGTTTGACTACGCTTTGAAGAAAGCCACCAATCGCGAGCGGCCTTCCGTGGACAACAGCTCCGGCGAATACTGGGAAGGCGGTACTTCCTTTGCTTCCGGACACGCCGCCGCCAGCTTTGCCGTGGCCAGCGTCATTGCTCATCGCTACCCGCATAAGCGCTGGCTCAAGTGGGGAGCCTACGGGCTTGCTGCCGCGGTGAGCCTGGGGCGCTATCCCGCCAAACAGCACTTCTTTTCCGACATCGTCATTGGCGGCACACTCGGCTACGTTACCGGGACTTATCTTGCGGGGCCGCGGTCGGGATCTCGCTAA